A section of the Citrus sinensis cultivar Valencia sweet orange chromosome 8, DVS_A1.0, whole genome shotgun sequence genome encodes:
- the LOC102621052 gene encoding aquaporin TIP1-3, which produces MPGIAIGNPAEIGQPDALRAAVAEFFSMVIFVFAGQGSGMAYSKLTDNGAATPAGLVSASIAHAFALFVAVSVGANISGGHVNPAVTFGAFVGGHITFVRSILYWIAQLLGSVVACLLLKFSTGGLETSAFALSSGVGAWNAVVFEIVMTFGLVYTVYATAVDPKRGNIGIIAPIAIGFIVGANILAGGAFDGASMNPAVSFGPAVVSWTWDNHWVYWLGPFIGAAIAAIAYTVAFICPNTHEQLPSTDF; this is translated from the exons atgcccGGAATTGCTATCGGAAACCCGGCTGAGATCGGCCAGCCCGATGCCCTTAGGGCGGCTGTCGCTGAGTTTTTCTCCATggtcatttttgtttttgccgGCCAAGGGTCTGGCATGGCTTACA GCAAGCTCACGGACAATGGAGCAGCAACACCAGCAGGTCTAGTGTCAGCATCAATAGCTCATGCATTTGCCCTCTTCGTGGCGGTTTCTGTTGGCGCCAACATCTCCGGTGGACACGTGAACCCCGCTGTTACTTTCGGTGCCTTTGTTGGCGGCCACATTACATTTGTCAGGAGTATTTTGTACTGGATTGCCCAGTTACTCGGATCTGTTGTTGCTTGCTTGCTTCTCAAGTTCTCCACTGGTGGATTG GAAACATCTGCTTTTGCCCTGTCATCTGGAGTTGGCGCATGGAATGCAGTTGTGTTTGAGATTGTGATGACCTTTGGACTGGTCTACACGGTTTATGCCACAGCTGTTGACCCAAAGAGGGGAAACATTGGCATCATTGCACCAATTGCAATTGGTTTCATTGTTGGTGCCAACATCTTGGCTGGTGGTGCCTTTGATGGTGCATCGATGAACCCTGCGGTTTCCTTTGGACCAGCAGTTGTCAGCTGGACATGGGACAACCACTGGGTCTACTGGCTTGGCCCCTTCATCGGCGCTGCCATCGCCGCCATTGCCTACACCGTCGCCTTCATTTGCCCAAACACCCATGAGCAACTCCCATCCActgatttttaa
- the LOC102621321 gene encoding uncharacterized protein LOC102621321, translating into MAHQRQPIKLYLFGYNSLQAAGWIVAIFMLLSNLLSTKSIAGTFASAGEIIWILQTAAFLEVVHGAVGILPSGVWLPFMQWCGRTLFFLVTACEIVQVQDHPSLFITFLAWCLIEVIRYPFYALNTIGACPHWLTYLRYTMFIPLYPIGVLGEMLLLNQAFPYMKEKNIFANFFAGLPFSYYNVVQVVFVMYPFAWIKLYSHMLKQRGSKLGKRQEKKKK; encoded by the exons ATGGCTCATCAACGTCAACCGATTAAGCTCTATCTCTTTGGCTACAACTCTCTTCAAGCAGCTGGCTG GATAGTTGCTATCTTTATGTTACTAAGCAACCTTTTGTCAACCAAGTCCATTGCTGGAACCTTTGCTTCTGCCGGAGAAATTATCT GGATTCTACAAACGGCTGCATTCCTTGAAGTTGTACATGGAGCCGTGG GAATTCTTCCAAGTGGAGTTTGGCTTCCTTTTATGCAATGGTGTGGAAGGACTCTTTTCTTCCTAGTAACTGCTTGTGAAATTGTTCAG GTACAGGATCATCCATCACTTTTCATAACTTTTCTTGCTTGGTGTCTAATTGAG GTAATTAGGTATCCGTTTTATGCTCTAAACACCATTGGAGCTTGTCCACATTGGCTAACCTACCTCAG GTACACTATGTTCATTCCACTATATCCTATAGGAGTACTTGGGGAAA TGTTACTCCTAAACCAAGCATTTCCATatatgaaagagaaaaatatcttTGCAAATTTCTTTGCTGGCCTCCCTTTCAGCTATTACAATGTTGTCCAG GTTGTATTTGTGATGTATCCATTTGCCTGGATCAAACTTTACTCACATATGCTCAAGCAACGGGGTTCAAAACTGGGTAAACGccaggagaagaagaaaaagtga
- the LOC102621723 gene encoding transcription factor MYB59 isoform X2, whose product MVLQQEEVRKGPWTEQEDILLVNFVQLFGDRRWDFIAKVSGLNRTGKSCRLRWVNYLHPGLKRGKMTPQEERLVLELHAKWGNRWSRIARKLPGRTDNEIKNYWRTHMRKKAQERKRAVSSPSSSSSNYSSPSSTVTTVDSMPCPPPQGKASFYDTGGNDETRVAAALVEEYETSCYSMDDIWKDIELSEEKIMKQDGNGNVNFACPSPMASPACWGYSSWDSIWKMDEADEESKMMINLPTDDQFISSWAATLTG is encoded by the exons ATGGTACTCCAGCAAGAGGAAGTGCGAAAGGGGCCATGGACAGAGCAGGAGGACATACTGCTGGTGAACTTTGTGCAGCTGTTTGGCGATCGGCGTTGGGATTTTATTGCGAAAGTTTCAG GTCTGAACAGAACAGGCAAAAGCTGCAGGCTTCGTTGGGTTAATTACTTGCATCCTGGCCTTAAACGCGGCAAGATGACTCCTCAGGAGGAGCGCCTAGTCCTCGAGCTCCATGCCAAATGGGGAAATAG ATGGTCAAGGATTGCTCGCAAGTTACCAGGGCGAACTGATAATGAGATCAAGAACTACTGGAGGACTCATATGAGGAAGAAGGCTCAAGAGAGGAAACGTGCTGTTTCTTCTCCATCCTCTTCGTCCTCTAACTACTCTTCCCCGTCTTCAACTGTCACAACTGTTGATTCGATGCCCTGTCCTCCTCCTCAGGGGAAGGCAAGTTTTTACGACACTGGCGGAAACGATGAAACTCGTGTGGCTGCTGCTTTGGTCGAGGAATATGAGACGAGTTGTTACTCCATGGATGACATTTGGAAGGATATTGAATTGTCTGAAGAAAAGATTATGAAACAGGATGGCAACGGCAATGTCAATTTTGCTTGTCCATCACCAATGGCTTCTCCAGCTTGTTGGGGTTATTCTTCCTGGGATTCGATATGGAAGATGGATGAAGCAGATGAAGAGAGTAAGATGATGATTAATCTGCCTACTGATGATCAATTTATTTCCTCTTGGGCCGCAACTTTAACTGGCTAG
- the LOC102621723 gene encoding transcription factor MYB59 isoform X3 — MDRAGGHTAGELCAAVWRSALGFYCESFRFEGGGRQYNRGLNRTGKSCRLRWVNYLHPGLKRGKMTPQEERLVLELHAKWGNRWSRIARKLPGRTDNEIKNYWRTHMRKKAQERKRAVSSPSSSSSNYSSPSSTVTTVDSMPCPPPQGKASFYDTGGNDETRVAAALVEEYETSCYSMDDIWKDIELSEEKIMKQDGNGNVNFACPSPMASPACWGYSSWDSIWKMDEADEESKMMINLPTDDQFISSWAATLTG; from the exons ATGGACAGAGCAGGAGGACATACTGCTGGTGAACTTTGTGCAGCTGTTTGGCGATCGGCGTTGGGATTTTATTGCGAAAGTTTCAGGTTTGAAGGTGGCGGGAGACAATACAATAGAG GTCTGAACAGAACAGGCAAAAGCTGCAGGCTTCGTTGGGTTAATTACTTGCATCCTGGCCTTAAACGCGGCAAGATGACTCCTCAGGAGGAGCGCCTAGTCCTCGAGCTCCATGCCAAATGGGGAAATAG ATGGTCAAGGATTGCTCGCAAGTTACCAGGGCGAACTGATAATGAGATCAAGAACTACTGGAGGACTCATATGAGGAAGAAGGCTCAAGAGAGGAAACGTGCTGTTTCTTCTCCATCCTCTTCGTCCTCTAACTACTCTTCCCCGTCTTCAACTGTCACAACTGTTGATTCGATGCCCTGTCCTCCTCCTCAGGGGAAGGCAAGTTTTTACGACACTGGCGGAAACGATGAAACTCGTGTGGCTGCTGCTTTGGTCGAGGAATATGAGACGAGTTGTTACTCCATGGATGACATTTGGAAGGATATTGAATTGTCTGAAGAAAAGATTATGAAACAGGATGGCAACGGCAATGTCAATTTTGCTTGTCCATCACCAATGGCTTCTCCAGCTTGTTGGGGTTATTCTTCCTGGGATTCGATATGGAAGATGGATGAAGCAGATGAAGAGAGTAAGATGATGATTAATCTGCCTACTGATGATCAATTTATTTCCTCTTGGGCCGCAACTTTAACTGGCTAG
- the LOC102621723 gene encoding transcription factor MYB59 isoform X1: MDRAGGHTAGELCAAVWRSALGFYCESFRFEGGGRQYNRGRLFRRYTNFRRSNSFNYMKYFVVGLNRTGKSCRLRWVNYLHPGLKRGKMTPQEERLVLELHAKWGNRWSRIARKLPGRTDNEIKNYWRTHMRKKAQERKRAVSSPSSSSSNYSSPSSTVTTVDSMPCPPPQGKASFYDTGGNDETRVAAALVEEYETSCYSMDDIWKDIELSEEKIMKQDGNGNVNFACPSPMASPACWGYSSWDSIWKMDEADEESKMMINLPTDDQFISSWAATLTG; this comes from the exons ATGGACAGAGCAGGAGGACATACTGCTGGTGAACTTTGTGCAGCTGTTTGGCGATCGGCGTTGGGATTTTATTGCGAAAGTTTCAGGTTTGAAGGTGGCGGGAGACAATACAATAGAGGTAGGCTCTTTCGGAGATACACGAATTTCCGACGGAGCAACTCTTTTAACtacatgaaatattttgttgtaGGTCTGAACAGAACAGGCAAAAGCTGCAGGCTTCGTTGGGTTAATTACTTGCATCCTGGCCTTAAACGCGGCAAGATGACTCCTCAGGAGGAGCGCCTAGTCCTCGAGCTCCATGCCAAATGGGGAAATAG ATGGTCAAGGATTGCTCGCAAGTTACCAGGGCGAACTGATAATGAGATCAAGAACTACTGGAGGACTCATATGAGGAAGAAGGCTCAAGAGAGGAAACGTGCTGTTTCTTCTCCATCCTCTTCGTCCTCTAACTACTCTTCCCCGTCTTCAACTGTCACAACTGTTGATTCGATGCCCTGTCCTCCTCCTCAGGGGAAGGCAAGTTTTTACGACACTGGCGGAAACGATGAAACTCGTGTGGCTGCTGCTTTGGTCGAGGAATATGAGACGAGTTGTTACTCCATGGATGACATTTGGAAGGATATTGAATTGTCTGAAGAAAAGATTATGAAACAGGATGGCAACGGCAATGTCAATTTTGCTTGTCCATCACCAATGGCTTCTCCAGCTTGTTGGGGTTATTCTTCCTGGGATTCGATATGGAAGATGGATGAAGCAGATGAAGAGAGTAAGATGATGATTAATCTGCCTACTGATGATCAATTTATTTCCTCTTGGGCCGCAACTTTAACTGGCTAG
- the LOC102622408 gene encoding protein SOSEKI 5 — MELSSSKTTTDLQVSRKWKGRDRQQQRISPERTKVWTEPNKNNKTSAAAANRKVPVIYYLSRNGQLEHPHFMDVPLSSPEGLFLKDVINRLNLLRGKGMASMYSWSSKRSYKNGFVWHDLSEDDLIYPAHGQEYVLKGSEIVDPSPLSGAKAHEMAASSSFRVLKSGDESADFPVITRRRNQSWSSIDLNEYKVYKAEPNSESFRRLAADASTQTDDKRRRRRPVKVDEEGEQEQKSQSPSQEMYANQTTELSREEISPPPSDSSPETLESLMKADGRLILCDTSSNNKNNNDDSLSNRTADNNPSGRMKASTVLMQLISCGSISFKDCGAGNVKDQGFSLIGHYKARLPRGQGDKKEAVADGEIRNFPRVRLEDKEYFSGSLIETNRKEEVPSTLKRSNSYNAERSSQSQLAEKENDGVRAKCIPRKPKALPVPSNKESSSSDGQQYVNKSLEVSQ; from the exons ATGGAGTTGAGTTCATCAAAAACGACGACGGACTTGCAGGTTTCAAGGAAATGGAAAGGGAGAGATCGTCAGCAGCAGAGGATAAGTCCTGAGAGGACCAAAGTGTGGACTGAACCTAACAAGAACAACAAGACGAGTGCTGCTGCGGCCAACAGAAAAGTCCCTGTTATTTACTATTTGTCGAGAAATGGCCAACTTGAGCACCCGCATTTCATGGACGTCCCTCTTTCTTCACCTGAAGGTCTCTTTCTCAAag aTGTAATCAACCGTTTAAATCTTCTTCGAGGCAAAGGCATGGCAAGCATGTACTCTTGGTCATCAAAACG GAGCTACAAAAACGGCTTCGTTTGGCACGACTTATCGGAAGACGACCTTATTTACCCTGCTCACGGTCAGGAGTACGTTCTGAAAGGATCTGAAATAGTTGATCCTTCACCATTGAGCGGCGCAAAAGCTCATGAAATGGCAGCTTCGTCGTCGTTTCGAGTGCTCAAATCCGGAGACGAGTCCGCTGATTTCCCTGTTATCACTCGTAGGAGAAACCAGTCCTGGAGTTCTATTGATTTAAACGAGTACAAAGTTTATAAAGCTGAGCCGAACTCCGAGTCGTTCCGGCGGCTCGCTGCTGACGCGTCGACTCAGACGGATGATAAGAGAAGGCGAAGGCGGCCGGTCAAAGTTGATGAGGAAGGAGAGCAAGAACAAAAAAGTCAAAGTCCAAGTCAAGAAATGTATGCGAACCAAACTACCGAGCTGAGCCGGGAGGAGATTTCACCTCCACCGTCCGATTCGAGTCCCGAAACTTTAGAATCTTTGATGAAAGCCGATGGACGGCTGATACTGTGTGATACCAGCAGTAACAATAAGAACAATAACGACGATTCTTTATCGAATCGGACGGCGGATAACAATCCGAGTGGGAGAATGAAGGCGTCGACGGTTCTGATGCAGTTGATATCATGCGGATCGATCTCGTTTAAGGACTGTGGGGCCGGGAACGTGAAAGATCAGGGGTTCTCATTGATCGGGCATTACAAGGCGAGGCTGCCACGTGGTCAAGGGGACAAGAAAGAGGCGGTGGCAGATGGGGAAATCCGAAACTTCCCGAGGGTAAGATTGGAAGATAAGGAGTATTTTAGCGGCAGCTTGATCGAGACTAATAGGAAAGAGGAGGTTCCGTCCACTTTGAAACGGTCCAATTCTTACAATGCAGAGCG AAGCTCGCAGTCACAGTTGGCAGAGAAAGAGAATGATGGAGTACGAGCAAAATGCATTCCAAGAAAGCCAAAGGCTCTGCCAGTGCCAAGTAACAAAGAAAGCAGTAGCAGTGATGGTCAACAATATGTGAACAAAAGCCTCGAAGTCTCACAATGA
- the LOC102622708 gene encoding protein ALP1-like: MAPIRGSKKRRKIEKKAEGNASASGSSEQEASFVWWLEYSKRINGFQSPLKGLDKFKSVFKISRRTFDYICSLVEEKMVVKTGGFSFTSGKHLSFRDQVAIALRRLSSGDSLMSIGDSCGLHHSTVSQVTWRFVEAMEQKGLQHLQWPSETEMAEIKSKFEKIQGLPNCCGVIDTTHILMCLPSSDPTNNLWLDHMKNHSMVLQAIVDPEMRFRDIVTGWPGKMEDRLIFRSSNFYKLCEEGKRLNGKILELSGGSEIREYIIGDSGYPFLPYLVTPYKGQELPELGSEFNRRHSASHLVAQRALARLKDKWKIIQGVMWRPDKHKLPRIILVCCLLHNIVIDLEDEMQDEIPLLHDHDSGYHQQVCETADREGEYLRDKLSLYLSGKLPP; encoded by the exons ATGGCTCCTATAAGAGGGtcaaagaaaaggagaaagatTGAGAAGAAGGCTGAAGGAAATGCTTCTGCTTCTGGGTCTTCAGAACAGGAAGCATCTTTTGTTTGGTGGCTTGAATACTCCAAGAGGATTAATG GTTTTCAATCTCCATTGAAGGGTTTAGATAAGTTCAAATCTGTTTTCAAGATCTCCAGAAGAACTTTTGACTACATATGTTCACTTGTGGAAGAAAAAATGGTGGTCAAGACAGGAGGTTTTTCATTCACAAGTGGCAAACATTTGTCTTTCCGCGATCAAGTAGCTATAGCTTTAAGAAGGCTGAGTTCTGGTGATTCATTGATGTCAATTGGTGATTCATGTGGGCTACATCACTCAACTGTGTCTCAAGTGACCTGGCGTTTTGTTGAGGCCATGGAACAAAAGGGACTTCAGCACCTGCAATGGCCTTCTGAAACCGAAATGGCAGAGataaaatccaaatttgagaaaatacaAGGCCTCCCTAATTGTTGTGGTGTGATTGATACCACCCATATACTCATGTGTCTGCCCTCTTCAGACCCCACAAATAATCTGTGGCTTGATCACATGAAGAATCACAGCATGGTCCTCCAGGCAATTGTGGACCCTGAAATGAGGTTCCGGGATATAGTCACAGGATGGCCAGGAAAAATGGAAGACCGGTTGATCTTTCGGAGTTCGAATTTCTACAAGTTGTGTGAAGAAGGGAAGAGGTTGAATGGGAAAATTTTGGAGCTCTCTGGAGGATCAGAAATAAGAGAGTATATAATTGGGGATTCCGGCTATCCTTTCCTGCCATATCTTGTAACTCCTTATAAAGGACAGGAGCTTCCAGAGTTGGGCTCTGAGTTCAATAGACGGCACTCTGCTTCTCACTTGGTGGCACAAAGGGCACTGGCAAGATTGAAAGATAAGTGGAAGATCATTCAAGGTGTGATGTGGAGACCTGACAAGCACAAGTTACCAAGAATTATTCTCGTTTGCTGCTTGCTTCATAACATTGTTATTGATTTAGAGGACGAGATGCAGGATGAAATACCTCTGCTTCATGACCACGACTCTGGTTACCACCAACAGGTTTGTGAAACTGCTGACAGGGAGGGTGAATATTTGAGAGATAAGTTGTCTCTCTATTTGTCTGGAAAATTGCCGCCTTAA
- the LOC102623206 gene encoding methyl-CpG-binding domain-containing protein 7 isoform X2, whose protein sequence is MVSAECSYQNKTKTDRRMSSVQKTKKKKKVVASPSNLQIAGGEMQESSREMEWQLVDRNSTFSKSSFKLPRGWSVEERPRTHSPTRPDRIDKYYYEPRTGRQFRSLLSIQKYLTGEEDTVSPKRVKYGNVQNMQIVPCATKSAASFGLPDNWIVQEIPRKNINYAGTIDRYYIEPGTGFRFRSRLAAERYLQEVRKSKSTTNAKEGNLLADLPLRIIVKRQKDAKKIKVTSKEGKPGCHSAHAKNSVCCEKDVLTKGANASTLNIASPPAKVKWVLGGPGGNVWNALMNESVVPDSVKQEWSEIFVFSINQNY, encoded by the exons ATGGTGAGTGCCGAGTGctcttatcaaaataaaactaaaacagACAGGAGAATGTCGTCAGTGCagaagacgaagaagaagaagaaggtagTGGCCTCGCCGTCAAATCTGCAAATCGCGGGAGGAGAAATGCAAGAATCATCAAGGGAAATGGAGTGGCAGCTGGTGGACCGCAACTCTACCTTTTCTAAATCTTCCTTCAAATTGCCACGTGGCTGGTCCGTTGAGGAACGCCCTCGTACTCACTCTCCTACCCGCCCTGACCGGATCGACAAG TACTACTATGAGCCGAGGACTGGACGGCAGTTTCGTTCCTTGTTATCTATTCAGAAATATCTAACAGGGGAAGAAGATACCGTTAGTCCCAAGAGAGTGAAGTATGGTAATGTACAAAAC ATGCAAATTGTGCCCTGTGCCACTAAGAGTGCTGCATCATTTGGACTGCCTGATAATTGGATTGTTCAGGAGATTCCCCGTAAGAATATCAACTATGCCGGTACTATTGACAGG TATTACATTGAGCCAGGGACTGGATTTCGATTTCGTTCTCGGTTAGCTGCTGAGAGATACCTTCAAGAAGTGAGAAAAAGTAAATCAACGACCAATGCAAAAGAAGGCAATCTGTTAGCC GACCTTCCACTGAGAATCATTGTGAAGCGACAAAAAGATGCCAAAAAGATTAAAGTCACATCCAAGGAAGGAAAACCAGGCTGTCATTCTGCT CATGCAAAGAATTCTGTTTGTTGCGAGAAAGATGTCTTGACCAAGGGGGCAAATGCTTCGACTCTTAATATTGCTAGCCCGCCAGCGAAAGTTAAATGGGTTCTCGGTGGTCCTGGGGGAAATGTATGGAATGCTTTGATGAACGAATCTGTGGTCCCAGATTCTGTAAAGCAAGAATGGTCcgaaatatttgtattttctatcaaccaaaattattga
- the LOC102623206 gene encoding methyl-CpG-binding domain-containing protein 7 isoform X1, with amino-acid sequence MVSAECSYQNKTKTDRRMSSVQKTKKKKKVVASPSNLQIAGGEMQESSREMEWQLVDRNSTFSKSSFKLPRGWSVEERPRTHSPTRPDRIDKYYYEPRTGRQFRSLLSIQKYLTGEEDTVSPKRVKYGNVQNMQIVPCATKSAASFGLPDNWIVQEIPRKNINYAGTIDRFFLLSSILQYYIEPGTGFRFRSRLAAERYLQEVRKSKSTTNAKEGNLLADLPLRIIVKRQKDAKKIKVTSKEGKPGCHSAHAKNSVCCEKDVLTKGANASTLNIASPPAKVKWVLGGPGGNVWNALMNESVVPDSVKQEWSEIFVFSINQNY; translated from the exons ATGGTGAGTGCCGAGTGctcttatcaaaataaaactaaaacagACAGGAGAATGTCGTCAGTGCagaagacgaagaagaagaagaaggtagTGGCCTCGCCGTCAAATCTGCAAATCGCGGGAGGAGAAATGCAAGAATCATCAAGGGAAATGGAGTGGCAGCTGGTGGACCGCAACTCTACCTTTTCTAAATCTTCCTTCAAATTGCCACGTGGCTGGTCCGTTGAGGAACGCCCTCGTACTCACTCTCCTACCCGCCCTGACCGGATCGACAAG TACTACTATGAGCCGAGGACTGGACGGCAGTTTCGTTCCTTGTTATCTATTCAGAAATATCTAACAGGGGAAGAAGATACCGTTAGTCCCAAGAGAGTGAAGTATGGTAATGTACAAAAC ATGCAAATTGTGCCCTGTGCCACTAAGAGTGCTGCATCATTTGGACTGCCTGATAATTGGATTGTTCAGGAGATTCCCCGTAAGAATATCAACTATGCCGGTACTATTGACAGG TTCTTCCTTTTAAGTTCTATACTGCAGTATTACATTGAGCCAGGGACTGGATTTCGATTTCGTTCTCGGTTAGCTGCTGAGAGATACCTTCAAGAAGTGAGAAAAAGTAAATCAACGACCAATGCAAAAGAAGGCAATCTGTTAGCC GACCTTCCACTGAGAATCATTGTGAAGCGACAAAAAGATGCCAAAAAGATTAAAGTCACATCCAAGGAAGGAAAACCAGGCTGTCATTCTGCT CATGCAAAGAATTCTGTTTGTTGCGAGAAAGATGTCTTGACCAAGGGGGCAAATGCTTCGACTCTTAATATTGCTAGCCCGCCAGCGAAAGTTAAATGGGTTCTCGGTGGTCCTGGGGGAAATGTATGGAATGCTTTGATGAACGAATCTGTGGTCCCAGATTCTGTAAAGCAAGAATGGTCcgaaatatttgtattttctatcaaccaaaattattga